One window from the genome of Salvia splendens isolate huo1 chromosome 9, SspV2, whole genome shotgun sequence encodes:
- the LOC121747368 gene encoding indole-3-acetic acid-induced protein ARG7-like: MAKCNKIRHIVRIRQMLRSWKKKATSPAPVHRLPPDVPAGHLALSVGASCRRFVVRATHLNHPIFQRLLSQAEEEYGFANYSGPLAIPCDETLFEEILRFVSPGDSDLKRCRNEGSDFLAGETRPLLYGFSN; the protein is encoded by the coding sequence ATGGCGAAATGCAACAAAATCCGACACATTGTGAGAATTCGTCAAATGCTAAGGTCGTGGAAGAAGAAGGCAACATCTCCAGCTCCTGTACACCGCCTGCCACCGGATGTTCCGGCGGGGCACCTAGCGCTCTCCGTCGGCGCCAGCTGCCGGAGATTCGTAGTCCGCGCAACACACCTTAACCACCCGATCTTCCAACGCCTGCTCAGCCAGGCCGAGGAGGAGTACGGCTTCGCCAATTACTCGGGGCCGTTGGCGATTCCGTGCGACGAGACGCTGTTCGAGGAGATCCTGCGGTTTGTGTCGCCCGGCGACTCGGATTTGAAGAGATGCCGGAATGAGGGATCCGATTTTCTCGCCGGCGAAACTCGGCCGTTGCTGTACGGTTTCAGCAACTGA
- the LOC121746793 gene encoding transcription initiation factor TFIID subunit 14b-like produces the protein MPQKNGAEQSDASGSMPKSQRTKVIKSSDDSEKKNLAKKIKDTEICVPIVYGNIAFWLGKKASEYQSHKWTVYVRGSTNEDLGVVVKRAVFQLHSSFNNPTRIIDSPPFELSESGWGEFEIAITLHFHSDVSDKPLHLFHHLKLYPEDESGPLSTKKPVIVESYDEVVISEPSEALFARLQHHPAVIVPRLPAGFTLPPVPIEDLENRNRGGTKDHNPLNQWFSKFSEADELLRLAAAREQVQGHIARLRRQLSLIDGQHQQHQLKTASDM, from the exons ATGCCTCAGAAGAATGGAGCTGAACAATCGGATGCCAGTGGTTCGATGCCAAAATCGCAGCGCACAAAAGTAATCAAATCCTCAGATGACAGTGAAAAAAAG AATTTGGCTAAAAAGATTAAAGATACAGAAATTTGTGTACCCATTGTGTATGGTAACATTGCATTTTGGCTTGGTAAGAAGGCGAGCGA GTACCAGTCACATAAATGGACAGTTTATGTCCGTGGATCAACCAATGAGGACCTAGGAGTGGTGGTTAAACGTGCCGTTTTTCAGCTGCATTCGAGTTTTAATAATCCCACAAGGATTATTGATAGCCCTCCTTTTGAGTTATCAGAATCAGGATGGGGTGAATTTGAAATCGCTATCACCCTTCATTTTCATAGTGATGTTTCCGATAAGCCGTTGCACTT GTTTCATCATTTGAAGTTATATCCTGAGGATGAGTCTGGTCCGCTATCCACGAAGAAGCCTGTCATTGTGGAATCTTATGATGAAGTTGTTATTTCTGAGCCTTCTGAGGCTCTCTTTGCGCGGTTGCAACATCATCCTGCAGTTATTGTGCCTCGACTGCCTGCGGGCTTTACTTTGCCTCCTG TACCTATTGAGGATCTCGAGAACAGGAACAGAGGTGGCACCAAAGATCACAATCCCCTGAACCAGTGGTTTTCCAAATTTTCTGAGGCGGATGAGCTGCTAAGACTTGCTGCAGCTCGCGAGCAG GTGCAAGGACATATTGCAAGACTCAGACGGCAGTTGAGTTTGATTGACGGACAGCATCAGCAGCACCAACTCAAAACTGCATCTGATATGTAA
- the LOC121746981 gene encoding probable ribosome-binding factor A, chloroplastic encodes MPHLLAQPSTISLPNPASHSTPSSCPVAYVGLRRPPPRRLVSTASCSGGGRCGKSTIVCMANPRRVKMVAKQIRREISDMLLTDKVLQYAVLPEAALGADRYLSSLTTISDVEVSADLQVVKVYVSVFGDERGKEVALAGLKAKAKYVRSELGKRMKLRLTPEVRFLEDESLERGSRVIAILDKLKDENEKKGTIDEDDDREEFAGRKDNDVEWEGDDIDDEGIIYVK; translated from the exons ATGCCGCACCTTCTAGCTCAACCTTCCACAATCTCTCTACCAAATCCAGCATCACATTCGACGCCATCGTCTTGCCCGGTCGCGTACGTCGGTCTCCGCCGTCCCCCGCCGCGCCGGCTGGTTTCCACCGCCAGCTGTAGCGGTGGAGGTAGATGCGGAAAGAGCACAATTGTGTGCATGGCGAACCCTAGGAGGGTGAAAATGGTGGCGAAGCAGATTAGGAGAGAGATCTCCGATATGTTGCTTACCGATAAGGTTTTGCAATACGCGGTGTTGCCGGAAGCTGCTTTGGGGGCGGATAGATATCTTTCGTCGCTGACGACGATCAGTGATGTCGAAGTTTCTGCTGATTTGCAG GTTGTTAAAGTATATGTATCCGTTTTTGGAGATGAAAGGGGAAAAGAAGTTGCTCTAGCAGGATTGAAGGCAAAAGCAAAATATGTCCGCAGTGAGTTGGGCAAGCGTATGAAGTTGCGGCTTACCCCTGAGGTCCGGTTCCTAGAAGATGAGTCTCTAGAACGTGGAAGCAGG GTTATTGCTATATTAGATAAACTGAAGgatgagaatgagaaaaaaggaactattgatgaagatgatgatcgCGAAGAGTTTGCAGGTAGGAAGGATAATGATGTGGAGTGGGAGGGTGATGACATTGATGACGAGGGCATTATTTATGTGAAGTAG
- the LOC121749210 gene encoding auxin-responsive protein SAUR50-like, whose translation MAMKKQNKVAQTAMLKQILKKCSSLGKRIVDDESGLPVDVPKGHFAVYVGENRTRYIVPISFLTHPEFQCLLRRAEEEFGFGHEMGLTIPCEEVVFQSLTSMLR comes from the coding sequence atGGCTATGAAGAAACAAAACAAGGTGGCTCAAACGGCGATGTTGAAGCAAATCTTGAAGAAGTGTTCGAGTTTGGGTAAAAGGATCGTAGACGACGAGAGCGGGCTCCCCGTGGACGTGCCCAAGGGGCACTTCGCAGTCTACGTGGGCGAGAATAGGACGAGATACATCGTTCCCATCTCGTTTTTGACCCACCCCGAGTTCCAATGCCTCCTCAGACGAGCCGAGGAGGAATTTGGGTTCGGGCACGAGATGGGCCTCACTATCCCTTGTGAGGAAGTGGTTTTCCAATCCCTAACCTCTATGCttagatga